CAGTACAGTTTGCCGTCCAAGCTGGTGTTGAACGCCAAGACTGTATTGATAACTGGTTGGATTCTTGTAGTGCTTGGCGTCGAGCTCCTGAAGATTGTTGACTGTTACCGGAAGCGTCGCTGTACTGATATTGGCATTGGTTTGATCTACCCCGATATGCGGATCGGAAAGCGAGACATTGCTTAGCGAAGCCGATCCACCGAATAGATTATTGCCTCCAGCCTGGTACATGTCATTGCCCTGGATTCGTTCGAACATGATGCCGAGCCCTCCACGAAGCACCGTTGTTCCATGTCCAGTCAAATCATAGGCAAAGCCCAGCCGCGGTCCCCAGTTGTTCCAATGATTGTCCACTAGGCCATTGGTTACGCCCGGAGTCTTGCCCGGCACCCCAAGACCATTTGCGTACTGCAAGAGCCCGTTGAGTGCGGGATTGGGACCGGTTGCCAGAGCAGGGCTCGCAGCTGTGCATGAAGAATTCGGAATACCAGCTCCAGAACAAATCTGTGTGCCGTTTGCGTTCGCGAACAGAGGCGCATTGGCGAGATTGTAGAGATCCGGGTAGAAGTTCGACATCTGGCCGTTGATTTCCGCCGTGTGCGGAATTCCATCCCAACGCAGGCCGAGGTTGAGGGTCAGACGCCTGGTGGCTCGCCAGTTATCCTGAACATATCCAAACCAGGAAACACTGTTCCAGTTTCGGTCGTCTTTGAGGGCAGCTTCGCTGTAGCCGCTGGAGAGGCCAAGCAGGAAATCGGCAAAATCGTAGCCGGTGAAATTCCCGTTAAATCCGAAGTTGCCCTGGGTGGTTGTCTGCAATGGTTGCAGCTTGCGGAAGTTCAACCATCCGCCGCCGAACTTCCACTGATGAGTTCCCCTCGTCCAGGACAGGTCATCGCGAATTTGATAGCTGTCGGCAACATTGCTCCATGGCCACCAGTTCGCGTCGTAACGCGATCCTGTCTTTCCACCCGCGTTCAGGTTGATGATTGGAGTGACGTCGGTCGTACTGCCAAACAGCTTATGCTGCGAGAAGCCCGTATCGGTCAACTTGTACTTGCCGGCAGGAAGAATGTTGATGCGATTGCCGCCATAGTTGAACGCTACTTCGTTGAGTAAGGTCGGGCTAATGATATTCGTTGCATGAACGACCGCGCTGTACGAGGGATTGCCGAATGTGTCGTAGACAGTAGGCAGGTTCGCGCCACCGCTCCAGCGTGTAGGAATATCGGTCTGCAGAATCTGTTCTGCAATGAAATGCCCGAAGACGGAAAACTTTTCGTTGAAGGTATGGTCAATCCTGACCAGTTCCTCTTTCACGTTCGTGGGCGAATCCGCGCCGCCAATGAATGTCCGCCCCGAAGTGGGAGCTGGGAATATTCCAGCTTTTAGCAACGCCTGCGCATTGACATCGAGCAGAGATGCGGCGATGGTGTTGTTGGGAAAGGGTTGGCCCGAACTAAGACGCGCAGCGGTAAATTTCGCCTGCTGCGCGGAAGAAAGCGTGGAGAAGTTCGGTACGTGCAGGTTCGTTTGGCCGGTATTTAGAACGCCGCCGAAGTTGAGAGCTTCGTTCATGTTTCCGGCATACGTGCTGGGGAATGGGACATTCGTCCTCAGGGCTCCACCCTGGATCAGATCGCGCCATTCCATGTTGTAGAAGAAGAAAGTCTTGGGATCGGAGCCGCTCTTGAACTTCACTGGCCCACCGACGTTGAAGCCGTAAGTGTTAAACCGCAGCTTCGGCATCTTGTTTTCTGAACCATTCGCGTTAAATCTGGGAGTGAAAAAGTTTCGAGCGTTGAATGCATCGTTGCGCCCGAACCACCAGCCCGAGGCATGCAAGGTCCTGGTACCGGACTTGAGCGCTGAAGTCACGGTTGCCGAAGATGACAGCCCATATTCCGCGCTGTAGTTGGACGTCAACTGCCGGAACTCGGCAATGGCATCGATCGAAGGCATCACAATCGCGCCGGAACCACCTCTATCTGCAGCTTCTGCGCCGTCGATCATGTACAGATTATGGGCCACACGTTGACCGTTGAAAGCAACGTTCTGGTCGCCGCCCATCGGAGTCGGAACCTGAAAGTCTCCCTGCAGGCTACTCGCCCCCGGAGTGAGATTGACAATTGAGTAGAGGCTGCGGCCGTTGGTCTCGAGCTGCGTGATCTGCTCACCAGTGATCACGCTACTGACTTCGCCGCTGTCGGTCTTGACCGCAATGGAAGCCGCTTCGACTGTGATCGAGGTCTGAGTTGTGCCAACCTTCAGACCGAAATCGACGCGCCGGCGGTCTCCTACGTTCAGAACGACGCCGGTCGTATCGGCCAGACCGAAGCCGGCCGCCTGGACCTTGACATCATACGTGCCGATCGGAAGCGCGGTTGCCACATACTGCCCGGCGTCATTGGTGGCAAGATTACGAACCTGCCCGGTCGCCATATTCGTGATTGTGATCGTGGCATTTGGGATGACAGCGCCTGAGCTGTCGCTGACCGTGCCAACCAGTGTGGCTTCCTGCGCGAGGGCCTGAGTTGCAAGTATTCCCAGAAACACACTGAGGGCGAGGAGAAGGTGCCTGCGGCGGGACGTCGCGGCCTGAATAAGTCTCTCGGCATGCGTGGACGAAAGCTTCATTGCCAGCCTCCGGAATGGAGATTTTGTGCTTACGACATATCGACTAAAACCTTACAGATCAAAATCTAAATCGATTTAGATTTTCTCGGCTGGAAACTCTGGCATGGGCTGGGTATTGTTGTCAAATGTTTTTTGCGAAGCCATCTCTCTTTTATCGCAGCTGGCTCGGCGATGCGACGACGTGTGGATTCTACTCGCCGACGGCGTTGTGACCTTGCGAGTTACTGATTGGCGTCTTTTTTGCGCCGGCTGCCAAAGCGCGCGTCGATTCACGCACGACGAGCATAGGTTCCACCAGGATTTCACGGGACTTTTCTTCAGAATTTTCGATCCGCTTGATTAGCGTGCTGGCCGCCAGCTCACCCATCCGGATCAGCGGCTGGCGAATGGTCGTTAATCGGGGAACGTTGAAGGCGGCTTGGTCGATATCATCGAAGCCGATCACCGACACGTCTTTGGGAACCTTCAGGCCGGCATCGCGAAATGCCCGGATCGCTCCGATGGCTGAACCATCATTGAAAGCAACGAGCGCTGTGAAATCGCGTGAAGCCTTCAACAGCTCTTTGGCTGCATGGTATCCCAAATCGGCCATCGTGGTGTTATTGCACTCGGGATACTTGCCAAGACTGCGGGTCAATCTCGGCGCGATCGGGATCTTGAGGTCCGCGGCAGCTTTCTGCACGCTCTCCCAGCGATCGTCCGTATCGCCGTTGCCCTCAGGACCACGGAAGAATGCGATCGTACGATGTCCCAACGAGCGAAGATGCTTTAGAGCTAGACGGGCGGCGCGAGCGTTGTCGATGACGATACTGCTCACGTCGGGAGCTTCCGTGATGTCAGAAACCGCAACCACGGGTACAGGTAGCCGCCGCCCGAGTGGAGTGTTGATAAAGATCATGCCCTCGACACCGCGATCCAACAGCGTGTCGGGCGATTTCTCAATCAGCTCCGGTGCGCCGCGGTGGCTGACAACGAAGTAGAAGTATCCCTGTTGTGCGAGACGTTTCTCAATGCCGCTAATCAGCGATGACGAAAATTCGTCGCCGATATCCGGGACCAGCACGGCGACACAGTAAGTGCGTTTTCCATGCAAGTACCGGGCAAAGACGTTGGGTCGGTAATTGAACTGCCGCACCGCCTCCCAAATTCGTTGCTTCGTCTTTTCTGCAATGGTGGCAGCCAGAGGAGAGTCGCTGATCACGACGGAGATGGTGGTGGGCGAGAGATCCAGATGTTTGGCGAGATGCTTGAGCGTTACTCGATCGCCGTTCCCATTACGGGAGGTAGAACTATGATTTCTTCCCGCCATTGGCCTTGAGTCTTGGTTCCGAGAGTATCACGATTCGCAGCATTAGCCTGACATGCAGAAGCCAATCAGGCAAGCATCGACGCATAATTGTGGGCCCTTTTGTCGCATATTCGAGCGATTTGACGCGCAGGCTATGGGAAGGTTCGAACATCTTTTACCGCATTCCAGAACCATGTCGTGAGAGTAGATCCAAAACCACGCCATAGGCCGGCTTGGGA
This DNA window, taken from Acidobacteriota bacterium, encodes the following:
- a CDS encoding LacI family transcriptional regulator, coding for MAGRNHSSTSRNGNGDRVTLKHLAKHLDLSPTTISVVISDSPLAATIAEKTKQRIWEAVRQFNYRPNVFARYLHGKRTYCVAVLVPDIGDEFSSSLISGIEKRLAQQGYFYFVVSHRGAPELIEKSPDTLLDRGVEGMIFINTPLGRRLPVPVVAVSDITEAPDVSSIVIDNARAARLALKHLRSLGHRTIAFFRGPEGNGDTDDRWESVQKAAADLKIPIAPRLTRSLGKYPECNNTTMADLGYHAAKELLKASRDFTALVAFNDGSAIGAIRAFRDAGLKVPKDVSVIGFDDIDQAAFNVPRLTTIRQPLIRMGELAASTLIKRIENSEEKSREILVEPMLVVRESTRALAAGAKKTPISNSQGHNAVGE